The following proteins come from a genomic window of Verrucomicrobiota bacterium:
- a CDS encoding DUF456 domain-containing protein: protein MTTEQIIGLLLALLVMLVGLGGTMIPGVPGVPLVLLAAGAHRLWFGDAGVSNAVLVILTLLTLVSLGVDYLASVLGARKLGATWRGVLGAVLGATVGIFFAIPGVIIGPFVGAVAFEMLGGREWKEATRAGVGALVGVFVGVLGKVVCCAVMIGLFAVSVVARSAASPL from the coding sequence ATGACCACCGAACAAATCATAGGCCTTCTCCTCGCCTTGCTCGTCATGCTGGTGGGACTGGGGGGAACGATGATCCCGGGTGTTCCGGGTGTGCCGCTGGTCCTGCTGGCGGCGGGAGCGCACCGACTTTGGTTTGGCGACGCAGGCGTCAGCAATGCCGTGTTGGTTATTCTGACGCTCCTGACGTTGGTTTCGCTCGGAGTCGATTATCTGGCCAGCGTCCTGGGCGCACGAAAACTGGGGGCGACCTGGCGGGGCGTTTTGGGGGCCGTGCTGGGCGCGACGGTGGGAATTTTCTTCGCCATCCCGGGCGTGATCATCGGACCATTCGTCGGAGCGGTCGCGTTTGAAATGCTGGGCGGGCGCGAGTGGAAAGAAGCGACTCGGGCCGGCGTGGGCGCCCTGGTTGGCGTGTTCGTGGGGGTACTGGGGAAGGTCGTTTGCTGCGCGGTGATGATCGGGTTGTTTGCAGTCAGTGTCGTGGCCCGTTCGGCGGCGTCTCCTCTGTAA
- a CDS encoding RluA family pseudouridine synthase, whose protein sequence is METEGKRTASFIVEQTLPNERLDAFLRTRFPAVSRVTLKRLIADGDIRVNGQPAKATHHPRQGEKIEVRWPEPKPSEIGPEEMPLDILYEDEDLLVLNKPPGLVVHPAEGHEKHTLVNGLLHHCQGRLSGIGGVARPGIVHRLDKDTSGCLVVAKNDPAHTGLAKQFAERSMEKVYHALVCGDLAEPAGEIRAAIARHPSHRKRMAVTEGKGRDAWTSYRVLDKLRYATWVEAVLHTGRTHQIRVHFHHLGTPLVGDATYGSRQNGRLKELAGYVAPRQMLHARTLSFAHPCTDEPLAFEAPLPRDFLDALAALRKG, encoded by the coding sequence ATGGAGACTGAAGGAAAACGGACGGCCTCTTTCATCGTCGAGCAAACGCTCCCGAACGAGCGGCTCGATGCCTTTTTGAGGACGCGCTTTCCCGCCGTCTCCCGAGTGACGCTCAAGAGGCTGATCGCGGATGGGGACATCCGAGTCAACGGCCAGCCGGCCAAGGCAACGCATCACCCGCGCCAGGGCGAGAAAATCGAGGTGCGCTGGCCGGAGCCCAAGCCATCCGAAATTGGCCCGGAGGAAATGCCGTTGGACATCCTGTATGAGGACGAGGATTTGCTCGTGTTGAACAAGCCGCCCGGCCTCGTGGTTCATCCCGCGGAGGGACACGAGAAACACACGCTGGTCAACGGGCTTTTGCACCATTGCCAGGGCCGGCTCAGCGGCATCGGCGGCGTCGCAAGGCCGGGGATCGTCCATCGGCTGGACAAAGACACGAGCGGCTGTCTGGTGGTCGCCAAGAACGATCCAGCGCACACCGGGCTGGCGAAACAGTTCGCCGAGCGCAGCATGGAAAAAGTTTACCACGCGTTGGTGTGCGGCGACCTTGCGGAACCGGCCGGCGAAATCCGCGCTGCCATCGCGCGGCATCCTTCGCACCGCAAGCGGATGGCCGTGACGGAAGGAAAGGGACGCGACGCCTGGACGAGTTACCGGGTGCTGGACAAACTGCGCTACGCGACGTGGGTCGAAGCCGTGTTGCACACGGGCCGCACCCACCAGATTCGCGTTCACTTTCATCATCTCGGCACGCCGCTGGTTGGCGACGCCACGTATGGCAGCCGGCAGAACGGGCGATTGAAAGAACTGGCGGGCTACGTGGCGCCGCGCCAGATGCTGCACGCGCGGACGTTGTCATTCGCGCATCCATGCACGGACGAGCCGTTGGCGTTCGAGGCGCCGTTGCCGCGAGATTTTTTGGACGCCCTGGCGGCGCTGCGGAAGGGTTAA
- the lgt gene encoding prolipoprotein diacylglyceryl transferase, protein MHPVAFQIGGFTIYWYGILAAAGFLAGFWVAGRRALREGIRSEDVVDLAPWLLGGTLIGARAWFVIYYWDSEFAGKPYWEVFMIRRSGLVFYGGLLGASLATIIYARLRKLPLWKIADILAPSIALGHAFGRVGCLMTGCCYGSATSLPWAVHFPKDHWSRGDGVHPTQIYESILNLALFGALSWFYPRKKFDGQVFGVYLVAYAVLRAFVELFRGDYTAPERVGWITPGQWVSGGILIVGLFLLWKLPSLSRKNSAQPRKDTHGHE, encoded by the coding sequence GTGCATCCGGTTGCCTTTCAAATCGGCGGATTCACCATCTATTGGTACGGCATTCTGGCCGCGGCGGGTTTTCTGGCCGGGTTCTGGGTGGCGGGACGCCGTGCGCTGCGGGAGGGCATCCGGTCCGAAGACGTCGTCGATCTGGCGCCGTGGCTCCTGGGCGGCACGCTCATTGGCGCGCGGGCGTGGTTTGTCATTTACTATTGGGACAGCGAATTCGCCGGAAAACCGTACTGGGAAGTCTTCATGATCCGGCGCAGCGGCCTGGTATTTTACGGCGGACTCCTCGGCGCTTCGCTGGCGACGATTATCTACGCGCGGCTGCGCAAGCTGCCGCTCTGGAAAATCGCGGACATTCTCGCGCCGAGCATTGCGCTGGGGCACGCGTTTGGCCGCGTGGGCTGCCTGATGACGGGCTGTTGTTACGGAAGCGCGACGTCCTTGCCCTGGGCCGTGCATTTTCCCAAAGATCATTGGTCGCGGGGCGACGGCGTGCATCCCACTCAGATTTACGAATCGATTTTGAACCTGGCTTTATTCGGCGCGTTGTCGTGGTTTTACCCGCGAAAGAAGTTCGACGGGCAAGTCTTCGGCGTTTATCTCGTGGCTTACGCCGTGCTGCGCGCTTTTGTCGAATTGTTTCGCGGCGATTACACGGCGCCGGAGCGTGTCGGATGGATCACGCCCGGCCAATGGGTCAGCGGCGGAATCTTGATCGTGGGTTTGTTCTTGCTCTGGAAGCTGCCTTCGCTGAGCCGCAAGAATTCAGCTCAACCGCGAAAGGACACCCATGGACACGAATGA
- a CDS encoding Uma2 family endonuclease translates to MAATQSSYVKAETGPGPAELLTYEQFLAWVDENTHVEWVSGKVVPMSPISREHSDLFKFLLKILLAFVEERGLGEIHCDPFQMKTGPALPGRSPDIPFVATENLDRLKTKFLDGPADLAIEIVSPESRTRDRGEKFYEYEEGGVKEYWLIDPQRQKAEFYHFGPDGPMEVSREGLFESLVLSGFWLKVDWMWQRPWPTLRQVTKEWGL, encoded by the coding sequence ATGGCGGCGACGCAGAGTTCATATGTCAAAGCTGAAACCGGTCCTGGGCCGGCCGAGTTGCTGACCTACGAGCAGTTTCTGGCCTGGGTCGATGAAAACACTCATGTCGAGTGGGTGAGTGGAAAGGTGGTGCCGATGAGTCCAATTTCCCGGGAACATTCTGACCTGTTCAAGTTTCTGCTCAAAATTCTCCTCGCGTTTGTCGAGGAGCGTGGCCTTGGCGAAATCCACTGTGATCCCTTTCAAATGAAAACCGGTCCAGCGTTGCCTGGCCGTTCGCCTGACATTCCTTTCGTCGCCACGGAGAATCTAGATCGTCTCAAGACCAAGTTTCTGGATGGTCCCGCGGACCTGGCGATCGAAATCGTCAGCCCTGAAAGCCGCACCCGCGATCGAGGGGAGAAGTTTTATGAGTACGAGGAAGGCGGCGTGAAGGAATACTGGCTGATCGATCCGCAGCGCCAGAAAGCGGAATTCTATCATTTTGGCCCCGACGGCCCGATGGAAGTCTCTCGCGAGGGACTTTTCGAGAGCCTGGTTTTGTCTGGCTTCTGGCTAAAGGTGGACTGGATGTGGCAGAGGCCATGGCCAACCTTGCGCCAGGTGACGAAGGAGTGGGGACTGTGA
- a CDS encoding acetylxylan esterase, producing the protein MHPPSRSKTSFSTAFAICLIAAFSAVTPHAEPASAPGPGAPPPLNWTTQQDHQNMMEQLGITRLRPGPSGRANATNAANYDPAKANPFPDLPDPLTLKNGQKVTTAETWWKQRRPEIVEDFERGVIGRVPRNVPKVTWTISTQAADRVVGKIPVFARQLVGRADNSGCPSIEVNIQMTLVTPKEAKGPVPVLMMFGGFGGGFPRRPGEPAPTNRFSAFGGGTFADPPSTEQLIAAGWGYATISPASIQADNGAGLTKGIIGLVNKGQPRKPDDWGSLRAWAWGAARGLDYLETDPTVDAKKVGIEGVSRYGKAALVAMAFEPRFAMVLVGSSGEGGAKLHRRNFGEAVENLTGSGEYHWMAGNFLKYGAAESVFGSKNAGDIPVDAHQLIALCAPRLTFISYGIPERGDALWLDQQGSYMATVAAGPVFRLLGARDLGVTEDYRTAQKPEVNAGLLDGELAWRQHDGGHEDRTNMKHFIAWANKFIKHTLSAN; encoded by the coding sequence ATGCATCCTCCTTCGCGATCGAAAACATCGTTCTCAACGGCGTTCGCGATTTGTCTCATCGCCGCCTTCTCCGCCGTCACGCCGCATGCAGAGCCCGCTTCGGCTCCCGGTCCGGGCGCACCGCCACCGCTGAACTGGACGACTCAGCAGGACCACCAAAACATGATGGAACAGTTGGGGATTACGCGCCTGCGGCCCGGTCCAAGCGGGCGGGCCAACGCCACCAACGCCGCGAACTACGATCCCGCCAAGGCCAATCCCTTTCCTGACCTGCCCGATCCGCTGACTTTGAAAAACGGTCAAAAGGTCACCACCGCGGAGACATGGTGGAAACAGCGCCGCCCGGAAATCGTTGAGGACTTCGAGCGCGGGGTCATTGGCCGCGTGCCGAGGAATGTCCCCAAAGTGACGTGGACAATCTCGACGCAAGCGGCGGACCGGGTCGTGGGCAAGATTCCTGTCTTTGCGCGGCAATTGGTCGGGCGCGCGGATAATTCCGGTTGTCCGTCCATCGAAGTCAACATCCAGATGACGCTGGTTACGCCGAAGGAGGCGAAAGGACCCGTGCCGGTCCTGATGATGTTTGGCGGCTTTGGCGGCGGTTTTCCGCGGCGGCCCGGCGAACCGGCGCCCACCAATCGGTTCAGCGCTTTTGGCGGCGGCACCTTCGCGGATCCACCTTCCACCGAGCAGTTGATCGCCGCGGGCTGGGGGTACGCGACCATCAGTCCGGCCAGCATTCAAGCGGACAACGGCGCGGGCCTGACCAAAGGGATCATCGGCCTGGTCAACAAAGGCCAGCCTCGCAAGCCGGACGATTGGGGATCGTTGCGCGCCTGGGCCTGGGGCGCCGCACGGGGGTTGGATTACCTGGAAACCGACCCGACCGTGGACGCCAAGAAGGTCGGCATTGAAGGGGTCTCGCGCTACGGCAAAGCGGCGCTGGTCGCGATGGCATTCGAACCGCGTTTCGCGATGGTGCTCGTCGGTTCTTCCGGCGAAGGCGGAGCCAAGTTGCATCGGCGCAATTTCGGCGAAGCGGTGGAAAATCTCACGGGATCGGGTGAATATCATTGGATGGCCGGGAACTTTCTGAAATACGGCGCCGCCGAATCTGTTTTCGGGAGCAAGAACGCCGGAGACATTCCGGTCGATGCCCACCAGTTGATCGCCTTGTGCGCGCCGCGCCTCACTTTCATCAGCTACGGCATCCCGGAACGCGGCGATGCCCTCTGGCTCGACCAACAGGGAAGCTATATGGCCACCGTGGCCGCCGGGCCGGTCTTCCGTCTTTTGGGGGCGCGGGATTTGGGAGTGACGGAGGACTATCGCACCGCACAAAAGCCGGAGGTGAACGCCGGCCTGCTCGACGGCGAACTGGCGTGGCGTCAGCACGACGGGGGGCACGAAGACCGCACCAACATGAAGCACTTCATTGCCTGGGCGAATAAGTTCATCAAGCACACGCTCTCGGCCAACTAA
- a CDS encoding DUF3106 domain-containing protein, with amino-acid sequence MRFIPIALRENSASEPRFEFLKPPPAPPRRGALLNAVVGGSPPGRGKEWVRGEGIRARCSGWVLACLLICTLASAQSPQNAGGAAPVAPPLGDSNLDPAAASPVAYFRQLLDMPPAEAAQSLAQKLEPKRKALQAKLDEYRKLTIEEREARLRLVELWYYLQPLISLAPAERPAKLAAVPVASRPFVEERLKWWDLVPQEHRKQFLENELAIQYFVRLDSSTPAQREQLAGKSADEWRALEEKLQQWSARPPEERVKMYQHFQDFFELPEKERDRTLHALSDEERQKLQRSLEALERLPAHQRATCIESFRKFSSLSKEEREQFLHNVERWQEMSPRDRQNWVNLINLLPQSGPGQAPPRLPPGMGQTTPTKPPPQLPGQGR; translated from the coding sequence ATGCGTTTTATTCCGATTGCTCTGAGAGAAAATTCCGCGAGTGAACCGCGCTTTGAATTCCTGAAGCCACCCCCAGCCCCTCCCAGGAGGGGAGCTCTGTTGAATGCCGTCGTTGGCGGTTCCCCTCCTGGGAGGGGTAAGGAGTGGGTTCGCGGGGAAGGAATTCGGGCACGTTGTTCGGGCTGGGTGCTGGCCTGCCTCCTGATCTGCACGCTGGCTTCTGCTCAATCGCCACAGAACGCCGGCGGCGCAGCTCCAGTTGCTCCTCCGCTGGGCGATTCAAACCTTGACCCGGCCGCGGCTTCCCCGGTCGCCTATTTTCGCCAGTTGCTCGACATGCCGCCTGCCGAAGCGGCACAGTCCCTGGCCCAGAAACTCGAACCCAAACGAAAGGCACTGCAAGCGAAGCTCGACGAGTATCGGAAGCTCACGATCGAAGAGCGGGAAGCCCGGCTGCGCCTGGTCGAACTCTGGTATTATCTGCAGCCGCTCATCAGTCTCGCCCCCGCGGAACGGCCTGCGAAGCTGGCGGCGGTGCCCGTGGCGTCGCGGCCGTTCGTGGAAGAGCGGCTGAAATGGTGGGACCTGGTGCCGCAGGAACATCGGAAGCAGTTCCTCGAAAACGAGCTGGCCATCCAGTATTTCGTCCGCCTGGATTCGAGCACGCCCGCACAACGCGAACAGCTGGCGGGCAAATCGGCGGACGAGTGGAGGGCGCTGGAGGAAAAACTCCAGCAATGGAGCGCGCGTCCTCCGGAAGAGCGCGTCAAGATGTATCAGCATTTTCAGGATTTCTTCGAATTGCCGGAGAAGGAGCGGGACAGAACTTTGCACGCGCTCTCCGACGAGGAGCGGCAGAAGCTGCAAAGATCGCTCGAAGCTTTGGAGAGATTGCCGGCCCATCAGCGCGCCACTTGCATTGAGTCGTTCCGGAAATTCTCCAGCCTGTCCAAGGAAGAACGCGAACAGTTCCTCCATAACGTGGAGCGCTGGCAGGAAATGAGCCCGCGCGACCGCCAGAATTGGGTCAACCTGATCAATCTTCTTCCTCAATCCGGACCCGGACAAGCGCCACCGCGGTTGCCACCGGGCATGGGACAAACGACGCCCACCAAGCCCCCGCCCCAATTGCCAGGCCAAGGGCGTTGA